ACATAGACTGGGAATAGTGAAGACGAAATTTTGACTTGACCGGTCGAAGCGTCATTGAGTATCTTAATGCTGGCTTCGTATGCTTTGAAACCGATAAATCTACTTACTCCGAACCATTTTGCATCGACGCACGGTATACTTTTTCGTTGAGTTCCGCGATCCGCGTCATGCACTGTAATGCTGTTAAACGCGTCACAGTGGGGGAAGAGAGTGCAAAGAATACTCAAGCATCTCGCTTGTTGAATGGATACTGCAGCTGAGACGGGGTTCCTCAGTAGTCATCCGGGTGCTCCTGGTGATCACAGATCCCGATGCTCGCGTCGTACTGAGGAACCCTACTTCGTGCATTCCGTAGAGCCAACAGAAGTGAACACACTATCAATAAGTGCCGCACTTCATTGAGTTCGAAAATACGCAGCAGTTCCGCTTAAGGGGGAAATGCTGAAAGCGTAGACATGACGCGCTGTTCGCCAGCGGCTGCCTGACTACTAGCCCATTGTCTTCTCTTACGAGCGAGAGGCCCACGCTTGCTTGAATTGAACTGATGCGTAGAGTTTATGACCAGCTGATTCATTATGCACTATAAGTTGCGTAGTGTAGATGCGACAACCGACAGGAATAACGAAATCAATTGCAGCCCGAAACAAGACGTATTAGAACCGTTTGTGATAGTAAATGCAAAACACCGGAGCCACGCTAATGCTATTTGCATCTGAGAAAGCTGCGTACTGCAGTGTTGCCAGCTTGCAACTGGGCTGCCCTTTTGACTGCAGGTGGCCAGATGCAGGTACCGTGTGACACCCTGTGGGCTCCTGCCACGCGAGCGAGTTACCATTTCAGAAATGATGAAGTTTGCGATCATCCTGTAGAATATAAGCCACCTCGATATCATAGAGCTACAGCTGCAGCCTTCTCATTGCACACATGAATAGGATACAGAACAAGCCAACTGCCATCGCGCTGCCACCCACAAAAAAACGCATGGAAGCGAAAGCCACGAATGCATCAGTTTTGTGTAGAAATACTCTCGCACGTTCCTAATCGCATCAGACACAGGGCACCCTCCCCCTCGTACCCACCAGTAATTTTGGACAATGTGACTGTCAGACTGGTACACCCGTCCCGCGTACCCtcacaagaagagagaatgcAGGAACGATGCTGCATGCCATCAGACTCTCAACGACGCTTGGAGGCTGACACGAAACTAGCCGCTCGGAGTTTTCTCCAAAGCACCGACGAGACGACGCACCCCTCAGTGGTGGCTGACTGCAAACAACGCTGCCAAAACATATGCTCGTTCCGACGCGTCTCCTGCCTAGTTTCACATTTGCTGCTCCTGAGTCGCTTATCCGGTCAACCAGAAGAAGCCTCGCCAGGGCCGAACCCAGGTCTGGGTCCCGTTGCTTGTAGCCCCAGAGAGGTCATTATCGGCACACTGTCACTGGCACCTCCTGCCACCAGCGTTTGCTGCGCCCGGGCAAGATTTGCGATGGATCCCAGAACGGGAGGCCGCTTTGAATCTGCGGTGGGCGCAGGCTTTACCTGAGATTGCGGACTTCCTCCTGGCCCAGCAAGTGTCGAGTTTGCTTGCGTTCCGGCTGCCCTGCGTAGCACGTCCGAAATTTGGTTCAACAGCGAAGACGCCCCTGACAActtttctcccgcctcttctgcctgtTGTCGCTGCTGAAGGAGCTGCGGCAACGTCTGCTGCAGTTGTTGCTGCACATGCAGTTGCTGCAGGTGTTGAAGCTGAAGCTGTTGGGACTGATCTGTCTGGGGGTTGACTTGCTTCGCCATTGGCTGGGGCGGCTCCTGCGACTGGACCTGGTCCTGcagttgctgctgctgcagctgctgcaagAGTTGCTGTTGCCGGATGTGCAGTTGCTGCTGGAGTTGCTGCTGTTGCTGAAGCTGTAGCTGCAAGGGATTCTGCTGCGGGACCAGTTTCTGTtgctgcagaagctgctgttGCCGGTGTTGAAGCACCAACTGCTGAAGCTGTGGCTGTTGCTGgaggagctgctgctgcagttGGGGCTGTTgcagctgctgaagaagctgaagctgctgctgcttctgcagcagttgctgtctctgctgttccGCCCGAACGGCGTCTGCGACGGCCTGAAGCATAGCACTCAGGATCTGCGGTTGATTTCCTGTCCCCGACCCACTGGCGTTCGAGGCCGCGACTGCGGCCAAGGCGGCGGACAGCTGTCCAGCCGCGCCTAAAGCGTTGCGCCCCACCCCGGCGCCGCGCACAGCGCCTCCACTTGATCCCGGGTGTTGCTGCTGACGATTTTGCTGGGACACAGCCGCCACCAGATTCGCTGCAGCACTCGCTGCAGGCCCCGCAGTCGCCGCATTGCTCGGCATAGGCGCCGCCGAGGGCCGAGTCGTCGCTCTGCTGTGCTGAGAAGACGAGGCCTCCGCCCCGGCCTGCGGGGCTGCTTCCGGGGCGGCTCCTGCGAGTTTTTGAAGCTCCAGGAGCAGCGgcgacttcgtctctcccagCCCGAGAGAGCTGGCCGCTACCCCACTCCCGGAGACTCGCGCACCACCTCTGTTGCCGCCTGCAGCCACGAGCGAGTTCAACCCTGTGGCTAAGAGGAAATGGTTAGGGTGCAGGCCACTGGCTGCGGCCGCCGCGATGAGGGGCCGCAtggcggcggctgcggcagcagctgcagagttGGTGACTTGGCTCGCAGTTCCTGTCCCGCCCCCCTGAGAGCTCGCGAGCGACAACAAGGCAGAATCTGTCCCTGTACCACTTCCAGGCTGCGTCGCTGGACTCGTAGTCGCAGCCGCGGGACGGTTGCCGGCGACCCCTGACAGGTGCCGCTGCGGCTGCGCGCCAGGCGACGCCGCGGCTGGGCTTCCAGACGAGGCGCTGCCCGATCCCGCGCCCGTGGCTGCCGTGCCGCCCTGCTGAAGCGCAGCGGCGTTCGCGTTGAAGGCGGCGAGGTGCGAGGCCGTGAGTCCCGCGGGCAGGAGAATCTGCTGCGAACTCTGCACCCCGCCGTTGCCCGGCACCCCCACGGAGTTCCAACTCGAGGGCGCCCCCGCGGCTTGCATCAAGGGAGACAGCGCCGCCCCAGCTATGCCTGGCGCGAACGAGGCTGCCGCGCCGTCGGGCGACGCTGCGCCTCCCGGGACCGGAGCGCCCTTCCCGGCAGGGCCTCCCGACCCCGGCGCCATGAGACTGCTGCGCTTCGCGCCTGCACCCCCGCGGCCGGGGCCTCGCATCGAACATCGGCCGCGCCCGCTCTTCACTACCGGCTTCTGTTGGCCGTATCCTACCAAGACCGAAGCTGCCTTCGCTCCCGCGGCGCCAACTCCGACGCCCAAACCCCGAAGCATCGCCAGGTTGCTCGTGGGGCCGCCCGCAGCTGCCGCggtcgccgcagccgcccGCGCGCCGCCACGGTGCCGCAGGCCCTTGCGGCCCAGACCACCACCTCGGCCACCTCCAGAGGCGAAGCCTGTCCCCAGCGAGTcaggctctgcatgcgcgccagGACCTTTCTGCGCAGCGCCCCAGCTGGCAGGGCCTGAGGCTTCCCGCGGCGCGCTGCGTAGGAGAACGCGCTGAGGCCCAGCCGCGCGTGCAGGCGTGGTAGCCTCGTGCCGGGACGCGAGGGGCAAAACAGGGTGGACGCTGAAGTCCGCCTCCGAGTTCCCAGAAGGCGCAGACCCACAGAGCCGATCCTCAGGATCTGAAGTCCGCCCGCGGAGGCCATCGGGGACGACTTTGCCGAGCCTCTCGCCGACCGCGTCGGGGGGCGAACCCGCTAGGAACTCCCTTTCTGAGTCCCGGAACTCCTCGGCGGCGCCCAGGGTGCCGGCTGTCTGCAGACCGTCGGGCGCGGCCTGGATCCGCCGGCCGCCCCAGAGCGCTGCAGCGGCAACGCCCGCAGGGAGGCCAccggcgacgaaggcggagagcgCCGTCAGTTCTTTCATCAAGATCGAGGGCGGCGCGCCACTGGTCACGTTTTGGATTTCTTCCTCCTGGGCGCGGCGCCGCCTTTCCCGACACCGCTGTCGCATCAAGCGTTCGTGGAGGAGTTTGCGTTCGCGATCCGCTCTCTGGGCggctctgcgtttctccatACTTGCGTGAAGGGCCTCGAGTTCGtcttgctgcttctcgacGTGTATGTGGTGCTCGGCTTCCTCGGCCTCCCGCGCCCCCTCGCGCTCATCCAGCGCAGAAACTTCCAACAGGTTTTCGTAGCGCCTCTCGACCTCCCCGAGCGTCGCCACcagccgcgcatgcaggcgacgcTTGAGGAGAAGCTGCCGCTGGAGGAGGCCGAGCCGCACAGCGCGCTCCTGCTCCGACCGCGGCTGCACAAAGCGGTGggcgaaggggaagaagaggtctACGGCTGCGGCCTGAGCGTCGTCTGGCTTGGCAACCTCCGGGCGCAAGCTGACGAGCGCGGGAGACTGCGGCGCGCCCGGCGAGACCCCTGGAGAAGCGGCGCTGCGCCCAGTTTCCTGAGAGAGTTGCAGAGGAGCCTGGGTCCCGACGCCCTCGGCGCCGGCGCCGCAGCTCGGACTTCTTGATGGGCTGCGGAGCCTTGGGTCTACCTCGGTGGACTGAGCCTGGGTCGCCTCGCCCTGCTCTTCGGATTCCAGTGGCGAACTGCCGCTCTCTTTCAGCTCCTCGAAGGGCCGCTTCCGCGCCCCTGCGGCGCCGCGGTCCTCCGGCGTCGCGGAGCCGCCCACAAACGCAGTTTCGGTCGCCAGTCCcggcaagagagagaacgccgCGTCCCCGAGCTTCGACAGACAGGCGCTTTCGATCTGCTGCTCGCGCCTGCGGACCAGCTCCGCTCGCAGATGCTCTCGCTGCTGCTGGATGAAGGCTCGGAGCCGCGGCGCCACACGGGGGTAGGAGGGGAAGCGGTCCGCCGGCACGAACGGCCACCGGCGGCAGggccgcttcttcgcaggcGGCATGCTGGCCTCTGTCTGAATGCAGTTTCAGGACTGTGACGAGGGGTGGAGGCCCTCGCAAGGTGTGGGCGGGCAGGTAGGGACGGTCGAGAGCGCCGTGGAAAAAAATGTTTGCAAAAAACTgcagggggggggggcaggTCCAGAACGAGACGGGTCTCAAGACAGAGGACCGGAGACGCCGGCAGCGGCTCATAAAGACGAGACAGTCACAGGGGGCGAGTTGGATGGGTTCGAGCCCCCGGCAATCAGGAGattcgaagaagaagtcaCTGGGAAAGGAGCGGACGAGACATGTGGACATGAGGCGCGGAGTGCAgcacagacgagaaaacTGTCGACAGGCGGATAtcctctgaagaagagccgGGGGAGAAAGGCCCAGTCGCCGTCATCAAACGCCTCAGATGCCGCGTTCggtttgtctccttttcggcGCCATTTTCGCGGGAGGAAAGTGACGCCCAGGGCACACGGACCCGGAATCGACGCGGAGATATCCTGGCTGTGCTCGACTCCACGCCGACGCAGCAAACGGAACTTAGCTCCGACAAACAAAGGCCTGCTCGACGAATACACAGGAGTCGAACTCGAAGCGCATCCTCCACCCGCCAGAAAAATAAGGAAAGACCGTCGGTAAGTCGTCCGAACAGTTTGCGCGTCGAAATAGACACAGTGAAGAGGTTGCTACTTGAGATCCGGAGAacgcgacgcatgcagttcgcaAGAAGGTCGACGGACACGGCGAGTCCGGCgttcagagaagaaacagagccGTGGAGGATTGTTTAGTTTCGTGGAGAACGCGAGCAGTGCGTTTactgaagagacacagagactgCTCGAAAAAGACTAGGTTTCGTAGGGGTGTTCGGCGCGCGAAAAGGGTCTGAAGAAGGGGGACTGACGAGTGACAGACAGAAAATACACGTGTAACGCGTGGACAACGTTGCTGGTGTGAGTTTCCCCGGAAATCCCAGAGCGGCAAAAACACGGGAGAAGACCGTCCCACGAGCATGCAGTGCCaccgcagagaagacgagacacagCTGCGCCTCCGGCAGCCAGGCAGAAGTCGCTTCTCGACGAATTTTCACCAGtgcaaggagaggaaaaccgTTTTCGACCTCGCTGCTAAGAGAGAAAAATCCTGGCGTCCGGCTAAGCCGGCAGCGAAGCCAGATGTTGCCGCGCGTCGGCCAGGCATGGAGCACGAAAACGGCGGTCTCCCGCCAGTTTCAATGGccaggaagacggagaaacggaaCTTGGATTTCCTGCGGAAACGCcagaaaacaaggaaaagtggaaggaCACGAAATCGCCCAAGAGACAGTCTCCCGTCTTGCCCGGTCTCACGCTGAgctgctgtgcatgcgctggcgACGCGGTTAGAAGCGGCAACACAAGCAGCCCCAAAAAAACACGATCGCTGCGGGTTTTCTCAAAAGACTCGTGGCAGTGTGAGTCGCTGCGTCGAGCGTCTCGACAGAATCCCTCGACTAAAGATAAAGGATGCGTTTCTGCGGCACATCACATGCGGCAAAGGAGGGAAGGACTCCGGCGCCGAGCGTCGAAGCTAGAACGGAGTCGCGTAAGTTCGTCGCCGCGCGAGTCTGCAATGACCGGCTTGAAGATGATGTCGAACGCTGCAGCTGCCTTTTAAAAGAAACAACTCCTCACCGTGATCTGACAACTTGTCAGCGATCACGCTCACAAACGCGCAAGGGAAAAGCCTTGTCAAAGCCTTCACACTCGCAGTATCATCTTCCTTGTCTTGCTGCcagcttctttcctctggcACCCCGCGAAGAACGCCGAACGAGTGTGCGGAGCTCGTCCTGAGGAAACCTTTGCCGGAAACACCGTCCTCTATCCGATTCCCCTCTGAAGTGACCAGAGAGCCTTCTTTCCCGAGATCCACGGAAAAAGTCTCGTCTTTAACCCGGATTCTCTGTGTGGCGGATGTTTGATTTCCGTCTGCATCTGGAGCCAGAGagctctcgtttttctttacAGGCCCTGGATGTTCGAAAAAGCGATGTCAATGCATGACTGTCTGAGGCGCTTCCGATTTTGAACTCAGCCTCACCCGCTTACCTGtacaggtgtacagacacctgagaCATGGACATCTTGACCTACGACGCGTTTGCGAAACGCTCCGGACTGTTCTTTTTTTGTGCCAGATGCGCGTGTCAATGAGCGCGAAACTCGCGAATTTCCCCCTTTTTCCCTGTAAGGAGGCGCAGACAGTCGTTTAAGTCTCATCATGGAGAAGACCGAAGAAGAATCGCACCCGAACGGGACTTCGCCGCCCCATTCCgcggcggcagagaaggTGGGCTCCGCTTCGAGTCCTCCGCTCGCGATAGCCGCCTCTCTTCCGCCGCCGGTCCACTCAGTCTGTCGCGCTTTGTCCATTCCTTCGGACAGTGTGCCAtcgcagaagaagctgcggcGAGAATTTGTCCGTCTCTGCGAGACCCCTTTCGCTTCGCCACCGTCCCCCGTACTGTCGGAGTCGCGCGTTTCCCCCTCGGCGTCGCCGGCGCCTTGTTACCTCCTAGACCTCGACGCCACTTTGCTGCTGAGCCTTTTGAGGATGCTGTCGCCGCGCGAGCAGCTGGAGAGCGTTCTCCCGCTGTGTCGTTCCCTGTatctctccttgtcttcccTCCCCTTCCTGCAGAGCCTCGTTCTGAAGGCCCCTGGCGCGtttgcctccttcttcgcgcccGATCGGCCGCTCGCGATGGCCAGAGCGTGTTGTCTCAGGTGCTGTCGAgtttcctgcttctcagcgcatgcagaagacaCCGCATTTcacaaagaaggagaagaggccaGGGACAGCCACCCCctcggagagagaggccaaAGGCTCACGGGCGAACCCGCCggcgagagcagaaacgcggCTCAAGAAACAGGCAGCTCCCTACGTTGTCTCCCTGAATGcatggaaaagaaaacatcGCCTGGCTTGGCGACTTCCGCGGTGTTTCCTGAccctgctgctgctgcttcttctgcttcgggctcctctgcctctgtgcgTGTGCTCGCCTCCCCAAGCCGTGTCTGCAAAGAGCCTCTTTCCTCGAGTGCACTCTTCCCGTTCTTTCTCCACCTGCGCAAGTGCTCGAAACTCGAAGTCGTGGATATTTGCATTCCTGGAAGTATCACTCCCTCgcccctccttctcctctttctccttcgctgcgccccgcgtctccgccgcctcacCGTGCGCGGCCTCGACGAGGGCAGCGTCTCCTGGCGCATGCGGCGTCGACccctcgcgcatgcatcctGCGAGCCCTGTGAAACGCGCGAAGGCACCGGGCCGCTCCCCCCATGTGCGCGGAAGTTCGCGGTCTTCTGGCCCTGCAGGTGCCGGAAGAACGTCGAgacgaaagacgcagagtcTGTCGGCGAGTCTGCGAGCAGCCAGGACGCACCTACACCTTCCGGCATAGAGACCGGGTCACCGAGTGGCGCATGGGCTGACTTGCCTCCTGGCGACGCCGCAACGGACGGGAACGCGCCACAGCGTTCCTTGCTTCCAGATTCGGAGCCgcggacagaagaaacgacaacCGACTGCAGAGCAGATACCTCGAGTTCCCCGTCTCTAGAGATTTCTGGCGCCTCAGCTCTCTCCtgtccttccctctctgtctctccagacgACTGCGTGGACGCTGTCGCTGCGCGTCTgtgcgcgtcttcttcggggGCTTCGCCTCGACTCGCCGCCGGGGCCGCGCCGTGTGTACACTCCGACGGCTCAccccaggtgtacagacagctggCGCCTCGGGGCTGCGCCTCGTGCGAGTCAGTCGCCGCATCTGCGAGTCTGCTGGCGAGCGTcgaggacggagaggcgcgaggcgaagaCCTTTGGCTGCCGGCGCGGCCTCTCGCGCGGCTTTTCGCGGAGGCCGTTTGCCTAGAGACACTCGAACTGGAAGTCTCTCGCAGGCG
This portion of the Toxoplasma gondii ME49 chromosome III, whole genome shotgun sequence genome encodes:
- a CDS encoding hypothetical protein (encoded by transcript TGME49_299250) → MPPAKKRPCRRWPFVPADRFPSYPRVAPRLRAFIQQQREHLRAELVRRREQQIESACLSKLGDAAFSLLPGLATETAFVGGSATPEDRGAAGARKRPFEELKESGSSPLESEEQGEATQAQSTEVDPRLRSPSRSPSCGAGAEGVGTQAPLQLSQETGRSAASPGVSPGAPQSPALVSLRPEVAKPDDAQAAAVDLFFPFAHRFVQPRSEQERAVRLGLLQRQLLLKRRLHARLVATLGEVERRYENLLEVSALDEREGAREAEEAEHHIHVEKQQDELEALHASMEKRRAAQRADRERKLLHERLMRQRCRERRRRAQEEEIQNVTSGAPPSILMKELTALSAFVAGGLPAGVAAAALWGGRRIQAAPDGLQTAGTLGAAEEFRDSEREFLAGSPPDAVGERLGKVVPDGLRGRTSDPEDRLCGSAPSGNSEADFSVHPVLPLASRHEATTPARAAGPQRVLLRSAPREASGPASWGAAQKGPGAHAEPDSLGTGFASGGGRGGGLGRKGLRHRGGARAAAATAAAAGGPTSNLAMLRGLGVGVGAAGAKAASVLVGYGQQKPVVKSGRGRCSMRGPGRGGAGAKRSSLMAPGSGGPAGKGAPVPGGAASPDGAAASFAPGIAGAALSPLMQAAGAPSSWNSVGVPGNGGVQSSQQILLPAGLTASHLAAFNANAAALQQGGTAATGAGSGSASSGSPAAASPGAQPQRHLSGVAGNRPAAATTSPATQPGSGTGTDSALLSLASSQGGGTGTASQVTNSAAAAAAAAMRPLIAAAAASGLHPNHFLLATGLNSLVAAGGNRGGARVSGSGVAASSLGLGETKSPLLLELQKLAGAAPEAAPQAGAEASSSQHSRATTRPSAAPMPSNAATAGPAASAAANLVAAVSQQNRQQQHPGSSGGAVRGAGVGRNALGAAGQLSAALAAVAASNASGSGTGNQPQILSAMLQAVADAVRAEQQRQQLLQKQQQLQLLQQLQQPQLQQQLLQQQPQLQQLVLQHRQQQLLQQQKLVPQQNPLQLQLQQQQQLQQQLHIRQQQLLQQLQQQQLQDQVQSQEPPQPMAKQVNPQTDQSQQLQLQHLQQLHVQQQLQQTLPQLLQQRQQAEEAGEKLSGASSLLNQISDVLRRAAGTQANSTLAGPGGSPQSQVKPAPTADSKRPPVLGSIANLARAQQTLVAGGASDSVPIMTSLGLQATGPRPGFGPGEASSG
- a CDS encoding hypothetical protein (encoded by transcript TGME49_299240) — encoded protein: MEKTEEESHPNGTSPPHSAAAEKVGSASSPPLAIAASLPPPVHSVCRALSIPSDSVPSQKKLRREFVRLCETPFASPPSPVLSESRVSPSASPAPCYLLDLDATLLLSLLRMLSPREQLESVLPLCRSLYLSLSSLPFLQSLVLKAPGAFASFFAPDRPLAMARACCLRCCRVSCFSAHAEDTAFHKEGEEARDSHPLGERGQRLTGEPAGESRNAAQETGSSLRCLPECMEKKTSPGLATSAVFPDPAAAASSASGSSASVRVLASPSRVCKEPLSSSALFPFFLHLRKCSKLEVVDICIPGSITPSPLLLLFLLRCAPRLRRLTVRGLDEGSVSWRMRRRPLAHASCEPCETREGTGPLPPCARKFAVFWPCRCRKNVETKDAESVGESASSQDAPTPSGIETGSPSGAWADLPPGDAATDGNAPQRSLLPDSEPRTEETTTDCRADTSSSPSLEISGASALSCPSLSVSPDDCVDAVAARLCASSSGASPRLAAGAAPCVHSDGSPQVYRQLAPRGCASCESVAASASLLASVEDGEARGEDLWLPARPLARLFAEAVCLETLELEVSRRRGMYATFPLAEVSLLASSLGTQALARLRDLEICNATPKSFKCGAICLPSLRRLRLHFVEVASDNVHDLDCLLAGCPHLETLAVHTDSDDDQMIFLNRLLIKSLRRLAGDDSNEPARDLRDAPSSATTTAFVHAAGGEVSGSRLRPRLQQASSAALDGEQRQSASSPEPRQAGLPRLKAFQMMLLDLRVIHLLAGVAPGLRVLRLTEVDSFRCREGRTVLMEAVRHLRQLQRVELLGVLLEAEGKIELDSLLAAEAESRGWGRDALTLGHGSSVAQEFFIPCM